The proteins below come from a single Dehalococcoidia bacterium genomic window:
- the thpR gene encoding RNA 2',3'-cyclic phosphodiesterase, whose product MSLLDPNEEGPIRAFVGVPVPAAVQEQLTAIQRTIAKTSGRVVKWVAPETMHLTLEFLGEVPRWVLEDIPPVLDEALAQAVAPTLATASIGAFPNWRRPTVLWVGLEGDVRQLQALRNRVASALRTFGFAADPRPFHPHLTIGRLRPKADPLLVEKLVSTAPNVRVTRTQFTLERVVLYRSILLPEGPRHIELRSWPLASPS is encoded by the coding sequence ATGAGCCTTCTCGACCCGAACGAAGAGGGACCAATTCGGGCGTTTGTCGGCGTGCCCGTGCCGGCAGCAGTCCAAGAGCAGCTGACGGCGATTCAGCGGACGATCGCGAAGACGAGCGGCCGCGTCGTCAAGTGGGTTGCGCCGGAGACAATGCACTTGACGCTGGAGTTTTTGGGGGAAGTTCCTCGCTGGGTGCTCGAGGATATTCCGCCGGTTCTCGATGAGGCGCTCGCTCAGGCGGTCGCGCCCACTCTCGCCACCGCCTCGATCGGCGCGTTTCCCAATTGGCGCCGCCCCACTGTCCTCTGGGTTGGCCTCGAAGGCGACGTCCGGCAGTTGCAGGCGCTGCGCAACCGGGTCGCGAGTGCGCTCCGCACTTTCGGCTTTGCCGCTGACCCGAGACCGTTTCACCCGCACCTGACTATCGGCCGGCTTCGCCCAAAAGCCGACCCGCTGCTCGTCGAGAAACTGGTCTCGACCGCGCCGAACGTCCGCGTCACGCGGACGCAGTTCACCCTTGAGCGGGTCGTGCTCTACCGCAGCATTCTCCTTCCCGAAGGGCCGCGCCACATCGAACTGCGGAGCTGGCCGCTCGCTTCTCCCTCCTGA
- a CDS encoding NAD(P)-dependent alcohol dehydrogenase: MQITAAVLRAPGAPLNLEAIDLDEPRDDEVVVRIVSSGICHTDLSAMAGGVRSRYPIVLGHEGAGIVERVGAGVRSLVPGDHVVLSFDYCGVCDRCRAGAPCYCREFTLRNFSGSRPDGSSALSRGGERVFGHYFGQSSFATYALARETNAIKVRRDVPLEALGPLGCGVQTGAGAVLNTFRARPGSALAVFGTGSVGLSAVIAGVLAGCTVIVGVDILPERLEVARALGATHVFDGRDPDLVEKIIATTGRGVDFAFDTTGVALEAAARSLDELGVLGLVGGVRGGRLDLPFETLRRGRSIRTIIEGDSVPSQFIPTLVDLWAQGRFPFDRLVTYYSFDQINEAARDSEHGRAIKPVLRFA; the protein is encoded by the coding sequence ATGCAAATTACCGCTGCCGTCCTGCGGGCGCCGGGCGCCCCGCTCAACCTCGAAGCGATCGACCTTGACGAGCCGCGCGATGACGAAGTGGTCGTCCGCATCGTCAGCAGCGGCATCTGTCACACCGACCTGAGCGCCATGGCAGGAGGGGTGCGCTCGCGCTACCCGATCGTTCTTGGGCACGAAGGGGCAGGGATTGTCGAGCGTGTTGGGGCAGGGGTCCGTTCGCTCGTCCCGGGGGACCATGTCGTGCTGTCGTTCGACTATTGCGGCGTCTGCGACCGCTGCCGGGCCGGCGCGCCGTGTTACTGCCGCGAGTTCACGCTGCGCAATTTCAGCGGGAGCCGCCCCGACGGGTCGAGTGCGCTCTCTCGCGGGGGAGAGCGTGTCTTCGGCCACTATTTCGGCCAGTCATCGTTCGCAACCTATGCGCTCGCTCGGGAGACCAATGCGATCAAGGTGCGGCGCGATGTGCCGCTTGAGGCGCTCGGCCCGCTCGGCTGCGGCGTCCAGACGGGGGCGGGTGCGGTGCTCAATACCTTTCGAGCGCGGCCCGGCTCGGCCTTAGCCGTCTTCGGGACGGGCTCGGTCGGCTTGAGTGCGGTGATCGCCGGCGTTCTCGCCGGCTGCACCGTGATCGTCGGCGTCGATATCCTCCCCGAGCGGCTGGAGGTGGCGCGCGCACTGGGGGCGACCCACGTTTTCGACGGCCGCGACCCCGACCTCGTGGAGAAGATCATCGCCACCACCGGCCGCGGGGTCGACTTTGCCTTCGACACGACCGGCGTCGCGCTCGAGGCGGCGGCGCGCTCGCTCGACGAGCTCGGTGTTCTGGGGCTTGTCGGCGGCGTCCGCGGCGGTCGGCTCGACCTTCCCTTCGAAACGCTGCGGCGCGGCCGCTCGATCCGGACCATCATTGAAGGCGACAGCGTGCCGAGCCAGTTCATCCCGACGCTGGTCGACCTGTGGGCGCAAGGACGCTTTCCGTTCGACCGGCTGGTGACCTATTACTCCTTTGACCAGATCAACGAAGCGGCGCGCGACTCCGAGCACGGCCGCGCGATCAAGCCCGTGCTTCGCTTCGCCTAG
- a CDS encoding cupin domain-containing protein, which translates to MSPKPVRIVPAAAVQPRPLPSPVDYIAPPYAIAVALTVDRGVPIRSPDADEGARRSLLVTEGVQFGIVEVGPRGGERWHRHLSYYDILIYVERGRGEIGWTDDAGEHRAPIGAGDFIHIAPGAQNCWVNTGAEVLRFLWVGYYHTPTERTDGAPEADGAAAE; encoded by the coding sequence ATGTCCCCGAAGCCAGTTCGCATCGTGCCCGCTGCGGCGGTGCAGCCGCGGCCGCTCCCCAGCCCGGTCGATTACATTGCCCCGCCTTACGCCATCGCCGTTGCACTGACGGTTGACCGCGGTGTTCCCATCCGCTCTCCGGACGCAGATGAGGGGGCGCGCCGCTCGCTGCTCGTCACGGAGGGGGTGCAGTTCGGCATTGTGGAAGTGGGACCGCGCGGCGGCGAGCGCTGGCACCGCCATCTGTCGTACTACGACATCCTCATCTATGTCGAGCGCGGGCGAGGAGAGATCGGATGGACCGATGATGCCGGCGAACACCGCGCACCAATCGGCGCCGGAGATTTCATTCACATCGCTCCAGGCGCACAGAACTGCTGGGTGAATACGGGCGCCGAGGTTCTCCGCTTCCTCTGGGTAGGCTACTACCATACCCCGACCGAACGCACCGATGGTGCGCCCGAGGCTGACGGCGCGGCTGCTGAATAG
- a CDS encoding ABC transporter substrate-binding protein, which produces MRSVRRVTTLLAATALMVTACAPQAPTTGGAAAPAATPSPARGGTLVVAASSDPGQLNTAITTAGGTHFVAALLYNGLIFLDQEANPKPDLAEKWTISPDGRSYTFTLRQNVKWHDGKPFTSADVKFSFEEVLLRYHGRTATMRTVLDGIETPDPFTVVFRFKQPYGPLLQRLDVIEAPIIPKHIYEGTDPTRNPANTQPVGTGPFKFAEYVRDDRTRFVRNPDYFKPNLPYLDEVIFRVIPQANTQVLALENGEVDYLNSVPGPDLARLRANRDITIEKSAMGSGGSFCTSTLIFNLERPATGKVEVRQALAYAIDRAQILEQVNFGQGKVSEAFINSGLTWATNPNAPKYPLNRELAGQLLDRAGYPRGADGVRLSLDFVHPSAQSRLGELLRQQLQPIGINLVLKALEVNAANEQVFIRRDFDIGWASYCNGPDPEIGVRRMIDSTNIGPVLFSNGAAYRNPQVDDLLNRAAALTDRAERGRLYQEMQVILGRDLPYLGLVESEGYRAWRSSFKGFQYWSGLFAETAYLEKR; this is translated from the coding sequence ATGAGGTCAGTTCGTCGGGTGACGACGCTGCTCGCCGCGACGGCCTTGATGGTGACGGCCTGTGCTCCACAAGCCCCCACTACCGGCGGCGCAGCGGCACCGGCGGCGACGCCTAGCCCTGCTCGGGGAGGAACACTTGTGGTCGCCGCAAGCAGCGACCCGGGGCAACTGAACACCGCGATCACCACCGCAGGCGGAACCCATTTCGTTGCCGCGCTGCTCTACAACGGGCTGATCTTCCTCGATCAGGAAGCCAACCCGAAGCCAGACTTGGCCGAGAAGTGGACTATCTCGCCTGACGGCAGGAGCTACACGTTCACTCTGCGCCAAAATGTCAAGTGGCATGACGGCAAGCCCTTCACCTCGGCGGACGTGAAGTTCAGCTTCGAAGAAGTGCTGCTGCGCTATCACGGCCGCACGGCGACGATGCGCACCGTCCTCGACGGGATTGAGACGCCAGACCCCTTCACCGTCGTCTTCCGGTTCAAGCAGCCGTATGGTCCCCTCCTCCAGCGGCTCGACGTGATCGAAGCCCCGATCATCCCCAAGCACATTTATGAGGGGACTGACCCGACACGGAATCCGGCAAACACGCAGCCTGTCGGCACCGGTCCGTTCAAGTTCGCTGAGTATGTCCGCGACGACCGAACGCGCTTTGTGCGGAACCCCGACTATTTCAAGCCGAACTTGCCCTACCTCGATGAGGTGATCTTCCGCGTCATTCCCCAGGCAAATACGCAGGTGCTGGCGTTGGAGAATGGCGAGGTAGATTACCTGAACAGCGTTCCCGGACCCGATTTGGCACGGCTGCGTGCAAACCGGGACATCACGATCGAGAAATCGGCCATGGGCTCGGGCGGCTCGTTCTGCACCAGCACGCTGATTTTCAACCTCGAGCGTCCAGCCACCGGCAAGGTCGAAGTGCGTCAGGCGCTTGCCTATGCGATCGACCGCGCCCAGATCTTGGAGCAGGTCAACTTCGGGCAGGGCAAGGTCAGCGAGGCGTTTATCAACAGCGGGCTGACGTGGGCGACGAACCCCAACGCGCCGAAATATCCGCTCAACCGCGAGCTTGCCGGCCAGCTGCTCGACCGCGCCGGATATCCGCGCGGCGCCGATGGTGTCCGCCTCAGCCTTGATTTCGTCCATCCCAGCGCCCAATCGCGGCTCGGCGAGCTGCTGCGGCAGCAGCTCCAGCCGATCGGCATCAACTTGGTTCTGAAGGCGCTCGAGGTGAATGCCGCGAACGAGCAGGTCTTCATCCGGCGTGACTTCGATATCGGCTGGGCCTCCTACTGCAATGGCCCCGACCCGGAGATCGGAGTGCGGCGGATGATCGACTCGACGAACATCGGGCCGGTGCTGTTCTCGAATGGGGCGGCCTACCGCAATCCCCAGGTCGATGACCTGCTCAACCGTGCCGCGGCCCTCACTGACCGTGCCGAGCGCGGCCGGCTCTATCAGGAGATGCAGGTTATCCTTGGCCGCGACCTTCCCTATCTCGGCTTGGTCGAGAGTGAGGGCTACCGCGCCTGGCGAAGCAGCTTCAAGGGGTTCCAATATTGGAGCGGCTTGTTCGCGGAGACCGCCTACCTTGAGAAGCGCTAG
- a CDS encoding ABC transporter permease, which produces MTRYAIRRLIQVVPFAVVIVCLVFVLIRLAPGDPITYLAEADGDAAYLAAMRAKYGLDRPIGEQLLAYLSNALRGDFGDSFRYNRPVAEVIVSRLPATLLLMGTALAVSTVLGLLLGIEAARRANSYRDLVLTTGSLLGQALPSFWLAQIVVLVFAARLGWFPVQGMTTARANYTGLAYVLDVAWHLALPAACLGLLQLALITRLTRASLREALADEYVRTARAKGLTENDVVLRHALPNALLPVVTVIGGQFGNILTGAVLIEIIFAWPGIGRLIYDATTARDYPLLTGLFFVAALGVILANLVTDLTYAVLDPRVRLR; this is translated from the coding sequence ATGACGCGCTACGCGATCCGCCGCCTCATCCAAGTCGTCCCATTCGCGGTGGTGATCGTTTGTCTGGTCTTCGTTCTCATCCGCCTCGCGCCCGGCGACCCCATCACGTACCTCGCCGAGGCGGATGGGGACGCCGCTTACCTTGCAGCGATGCGGGCGAAGTACGGCCTCGACCGGCCGATCGGCGAGCAGCTCCTCGCCTATCTCAGCAATGCGCTCCGGGGCGATTTTGGGGATTCTTTTCGCTACAACCGTCCCGTTGCCGAGGTCATCGTCTCGCGCCTGCCGGCGACCTTGCTGCTGATGGGCACAGCCCTAGCGGTCTCGACCGTGCTGGGACTGCTCCTCGGCATCGAGGCAGCGCGGCGGGCCAACAGCTATCGCGACCTTGTCCTGACAACCGGTAGCCTCCTCGGTCAGGCGTTGCCCTCCTTTTGGCTGGCGCAGATCGTGGTTCTTGTCTTTGCCGCGCGGCTCGGCTGGTTTCCCGTGCAGGGGATGACGACGGCGCGGGCGAACTACACCGGGCTCGCCTATGTGCTCGATGTCGCATGGCATCTGGCCCTGCCAGCCGCCTGCCTCGGGCTGCTGCAGCTTGCGCTTATCACTCGGCTGACTCGCGCCAGCCTGCGGGAGGCGCTCGCCGACGAGTATGTGCGGACCGCGCGAGCGAAAGGGCTGACTGAGAATGATGTGGTGCTGCGTCACGCCCTGCCCAATGCTCTCCTCCCTGTCGTCACGGTGATCGGGGGGCAGTTCGGGAACATTCTCACCGGAGCAGTGCTGATCGAAATCATTTTTGCGTGGCCGGGGATCGGCCGCCTGATTTATGACGCGACTACGGCCCGAGACTATCCCTTGCTGACCGGGCTGTTCTTTGTCGCCGCGCTTGGGGTCATCCTCGCCAACTTGGTCACCGACCTGACCTATGCGGTGCTCGACCCGCGGGTGCGGCTGCGATGA
- a CDS encoding ABC transporter permease, which translates to MTASAPAIEQVAPISLPPTRRRRRSGFWRQKSGLVGLALVGFVGAVALVGPIMVPVSPFEPVAPPFHPPSAATPFGADDLGRDVLSGVVHGARVSLVVGLAVALLSSLVGATVGLVGGFFGGWADDALMRFTELVDVLPRYFLAVLAAALFGPSLLFLTLLLGLTFWPGTARLMRSQVLTVREREYVHAARAIGASNWRVIVRHVLPNSITVIVVAAALQIGAAILVEAGLSFLGLGDRSVVTWGYMLNNAQNFLRLAWWMSVFPGIALLLTVLGANLLADGLQAWWDTRLA; encoded by the coding sequence ATGACGGCGTCTGCTCCGGCGATTGAGCAGGTCGCCCCGATCTCCCTCCCGCCTACTCGCCGGCGTCGGCGCAGCGGCTTCTGGCGGCAGAAGTCGGGGCTGGTCGGGCTGGCGTTGGTCGGCTTCGTTGGGGCGGTGGCGCTGGTCGGCCCGATCATGGTGCCGGTCAGTCCGTTCGAGCCGGTCGCGCCGCCCTTTCACCCTCCCTCTGCGGCAACCCCCTTCGGCGCCGACGACCTCGGCCGTGACGTTCTCTCCGGCGTTGTCCACGGCGCCCGCGTCTCGCTCGTCGTTGGGCTGGCAGTAGCGCTGCTCTCCTCGCTTGTCGGCGCGACGGTGGGGCTCGTCGGCGGGTTCTTCGGCGGCTGGGCCGATGACGCTCTGATGCGCTTTACCGAACTAGTCGATGTCTTGCCGCGCTATTTCCTCGCCGTGCTTGCGGCTGCGCTCTTCGGGCCCAGCCTGCTCTTCCTGACACTGCTGCTCGGGCTGACATTCTGGCCGGGAACGGCGCGGCTGATGCGCTCTCAAGTGCTCACCGTGCGCGAGCGAGAGTACGTCCACGCCGCGCGAGCGATTGGCGCCTCAAACTGGCGGGTCATTGTCCGCCATGTCTTGCCGAATTCGATCACGGTGATTGTCGTCGCAGCAGCGCTCCAGATTGGCGCGGCAATCTTGGTCGAAGCGGGGTTGTCGTTCCTCGGCCTCGGCGACCGGAGCGTGGTGACCTGGGGCTACATGCTCAATAACGCCCAAAACTTCCTCCGGCTCGCCTGGTGGATGTCTGTCTTCCCCGGCATTGCGCTGCTGCTGACCGTCCTTGGTGCGAACTTACTTGCGGACGGCCTGCAAGCATGGTGGGACACGCGCCTCGCCTAA
- a CDS encoding NAD(P)/FAD-dependent oxidoreductase encodes MHVGVIGAGALGLMAAWQLARAGVRVTVIEREQAVGGLAVNFMLGGAPLERFYHHLFRTDTRMVRLIEELGLRGKLRWGKPPTALRLHEQTHRFDGPVAVLRFPFLPLVDRLRLGLVVAYLKMVRDPARFEGTTAAEWLRRTMGTRAYETVWAPQLRGKMGEYADQVSMAWFWARVHDRTPSLGYLRGGFGQVYERLAAEVRRLGGAVRTGEAVEWIGQREGAVAVRTEHGNEQFDALIVTLPTALFLRLAPDLPADYRARYQQAAPHLGAHNVVLGLTRSVQRAYWLSILDPSYPFLVLVEHTNFLPPSDYGGLHVLYLGNYLPHDHRLFRLSDDETLGELVPALRRLNPQFEERWLREAVVNRALFAQPIVTPGYRERQPPFETPWPNVWLANMGQVYPHDRGQNYSLLLGEAVAARVLASLPALAEARAAAQ; translated from the coding sequence ATGCATGTCGGCGTGATCGGAGCAGGCGCGCTCGGCCTGATGGCAGCGTGGCAGCTTGCCCGGGCGGGAGTGCGGGTCACGGTCATCGAACGCGAGCAAGCGGTCGGAGGGCTGGCCGTCAACTTCATGCTGGGAGGCGCGCCCCTCGAGCGCTTTTACCATCACCTCTTTCGCACTGACACGCGAATGGTTCGGCTGATCGAGGAATTGGGCCTGAGAGGGAAGCTGCGGTGGGGGAAGCCGCCCACCGCGCTCCGGCTGCATGAGCAGACCCACCGCTTCGACGGCCCGGTTGCGGTGCTTCGCTTTCCCTTCCTCCCCCTCGTCGACCGACTGCGGCTCGGGCTTGTTGTCGCCTATCTCAAGATGGTGCGCGACCCCGCTCGCTTCGAGGGAACGACCGCGGCCGAATGGCTCCGCCGAACCATGGGAACGCGGGCGTACGAGACGGTCTGGGCGCCCCAGCTCCGCGGCAAGATGGGGGAGTACGCCGACCAGGTGAGCATGGCCTGGTTCTGGGCGCGGGTGCATGACCGGACGCCTTCGCTCGGCTACCTTCGCGGCGGGTTCGGACAAGTGTACGAGCGGCTCGCGGCCGAGGTGCGGCGCCTGGGAGGAGCGGTCCGAACAGGCGAAGCGGTGGAGTGGATTGGACAACGCGAGGGCGCGGTGGCGGTCCGGACCGAGCACGGCAATGAGCAGTTCGATGCGCTCATCGTCACCTTGCCGACCGCTCTCTTCCTCCGCCTTGCTCCCGACCTCCCGGCGGATTACCGCGCCCGCTACCAGCAGGCAGCGCCGCATCTCGGAGCGCACAACGTCGTGCTCGGGCTCACCCGCAGCGTTCAGAGGGCGTATTGGCTCTCCATCCTCGACCCAAGCTATCCCTTCCTCGTTCTTGTCGAGCACACGAACTTCCTGCCGCCCTCCGACTATGGCGGGCTGCACGTCCTCTATCTCGGCAATTACCTTCCGCACGACCATCGCCTCTTCCGCCTGAGCGACGATGAGACCCTCGGCGAACTGGTGCCGGCGCTCCGTCGCCTCAATCCGCAGTTCGAGGAGCGCTGGCTGCGCGAGGCAGTGGTCAACCGAGCGCTTTTCGCTCAGCCGATCGTGACGCCCGGCTATCGCGAGCGGCAGCCTCCGTTTGAAACGCCCTGGCCGAATGTGTGGCTCGCGAACATGGGCCAGGTCTATCCGCACGACCGCGGCCAGAACTACAGCCTTCTGCTCGGCGAAGCGGTGGCGGCACGAGTGCTCGCCTCGCTGCCCGCGCTCGCCGAAGCACGCGCCGCCGCGCAGTGA
- a CDS encoding helix-turn-helix transcriptional regulator, whose translation MTSEPFVRWLREQVASAGLSQREASRRAGLSASAVSDYLNGRRTPLPHACRKLARAFGVAEDVVLALAGHRTLPPAEHAEFLLFLREQPPELLAEIERWVRPYVRAYWEQRREERPRSSARPDLAIQLRWETLDEEMR comes from the coding sequence ATGACCAGCGAGCCGTTCGTCCGCTGGCTGCGGGAGCAGGTCGCGAGTGCCGGCCTCTCTCAGCGCGAGGCGTCGCGCCGCGCAGGGCTGAGCGCATCGGCGGTCAGCGACTACCTGAACGGACGGCGAACGCCGCTTCCGCACGCCTGCCGCAAGTTGGCGCGTGCGTTCGGCGTCGCCGAGGACGTCGTTCTCGCGCTTGCTGGTCACCGCACTCTTCCGCCCGCAGAGCACGCCGAGTTCTTGCTCTTTCTCCGCGAGCAACCACCCGAGCTGCTTGCCGAGATCGAACGGTGGGTCCGGCCGTATGTTCGCGCCTACTGGGAGCAGCGTCGCGAAGAACGACCGCGCTCTTCAGCGCGCCCGGACCTCGCCATTCAGTTGCGTTGGGAGACACTCGACGAGGAGATGAGGTGA
- a CDS encoding DinB family protein, with amino-acid sequence MSDLVPVVRELLQTTSRMLIDATSDLTVDQVNWLPPGTANTIGHTYAHIVNIQDRYLNTFILGQPTIWEREGWGERLGLPETMRMSREAAAQMRLDPSSFRAYAERVFAETMTYLERVDAAELAREVQGYRGPITVAEVIGRMMPFHAISHLGEVAVLRGLQGLKGLPF; translated from the coding sequence ATGAGTGACTTGGTGCCTGTCGTTCGGGAACTGCTCCAAACGACGAGCCGCATGCTGATCGACGCAACGAGCGACCTCACCGTCGACCAAGTCAACTGGCTTCCTCCGGGCACGGCGAACACGATCGGCCACACCTACGCCCATATCGTCAACATTCAAGACCGCTATCTGAATACGTTCATTCTGGGCCAGCCGACCATCTGGGAGCGTGAGGGATGGGGCGAGCGGCTCGGTCTGCCGGAGACCATGCGGATGAGCCGCGAGGCCGCCGCTCAGATGCGCCTCGATCCGAGTTCCTTCCGTGCCTATGCGGAGCGCGTCTTCGCTGAAACAATGACGTATCTCGAACGGGTTGATGCGGCAGAGTTGGCGCGCGAAGTGCAAGGCTATCGCGGTCCGATCACCGTTGCGGAGGTGATCGGGCGGATGATGCCCTTTCACGCGATTTCGCATCTTGGTGAAGTCGCCGTCCTTCGTGGCCTCCAAGGATTGAAAGGGCTCCCCTTCTAG